In a single window of the Delftia tsuruhatensis genome:
- a CDS encoding RHS repeat-associated core domain-containing protein, whose amino-acid sequence MTGLPAARQTDMTLHGGPITQGSLTVHIGSSGGVACSTCPAGVSVGNPVNPMLGAKVQSAEIDMALLGPLPFVLTREYSSYQTDAPAPVGLLGPGWWLPSEVSLLQTEGSLALNDSKGRTIRFEPLTPGQAAYSRSESLWIVRGGLERLDQHKGLAVARLNTSWMCLDENDRCNSRLFFVTNNLLGPWWIFGAAGDSPSLNDITGQRLSLLGMGDRFGRTQRLGRDAQGRINTVQDGSGRQYRLELEAVPGAVNEGANGWGVDSGIRLVAVYLARDPHWPEVPSAPLVRYAYSARGELMAVYGRDASLRRSFEYHPKLPGRMTTHAHTGRPPVGYVYDEHGKVMEQHRQGALSYRFDYAKDSTTVTDSLGRTSIYHFEGQAGLRRVTKLQHPDGSTTQSRYDASGRLVASIDALGRETCYELDIPTGNILGITLPDGRQTRWGYNMQGQVVRTTGPGRVNESLEYDPLGRLAASIDALGHVTRYRYAQPQSEMPSAIEDARGGQRHLTWNATGLLTSHTDCSGSVTRYHYDHWGQRIETRGEEGARSSSQYDGTGLLVTHTNALNQTTAYAYNAAGDTIRITGADGANAEFKRDMQGQLTEYQYGGGTTVLRQKFQYDQAGRLIVLTNENGAHTTFEYDAMDRLVKQVNFDGRTQGWCYNAAGEVTRSHDENLISNYGHDPVGRVVARQTFLQEFPEDVQHEQFDYGEDGRLRKAWHRTELGGSTIAVEFIRDSMGRSIEETQCITGADGNKSWSHTVKRAFNELGIESKTHYEGLNPIEWQTYGSGHLHGVVLDGRSVIEFERDKRHRETKRQFGPTQTESSYDTLSRLSCQHTHSPLISEVNAFKRQHHYDAAGQLTRIETAQGPHQYGYDEAGRLVSALQPGLAQQHFRFDSAGNRLFEERQAQTPQANWEETVRQHILDKDFNLLAWDSTQEDHGGEPRWMDNRVKDDGEFYYEYDGWGNLRRKYKTEGHEEHRYHYDSYHRLIRYTLESDTQVQGANYHYDPFGRRVAKQVQHADKDGNLTGGAETTFYGWDGDRLVLTEHNQRQIHTIYEPGSFVPLIRIEGSKAPPGRTLVQKLQESGNTIDGKTRAILEGLEQELRQDNLSPVSQQWMRQARLQPETLKAMLDEKPPGREQQIHLYHCDHLGTPLALIDPQGRIAWAARVGPWGNVIATYNPENLNQPIRLPGQHEDEESGLYYNRHRYYDPGLGAYISQDPTGLMGGMNTSVYAPDPLQWIDPLGLVRWSDAVNNGLGILGNAGGAIVGSALLAAPEPTLITKVAGSAVLSKSVYGFGASRYGFTRALSDDSSFDIPSDQSSLPRTLVCAVGCNNTGRGVADAIDLSLDLAVGKIPVSNKIKLPIKWGMDVDPPWKQPISSMFTQGQNTALDVLQGASALQSLINSGSSICRK is encoded by the coding sequence ATGACAGGCTTGCCAGCAGCGCGCCAAACCGACATGACATTGCACGGAGGGCCCATCACGCAGGGCTCACTCACGGTGCATATCGGCTCATCGGGCGGGGTTGCCTGCTCCACCTGCCCTGCCGGTGTTTCTGTCGGAAACCCGGTCAATCCCATGCTGGGCGCCAAGGTGCAAAGTGCAGAAATCGACATGGCGCTGCTTGGCCCCTTGCCTTTCGTGCTCACGCGCGAGTATTCCAGCTACCAGACAGACGCTCCCGCGCCAGTGGGGCTGCTGGGTCCCGGCTGGTGGTTGCCCAGTGAAGTCAGCCTGCTGCAAACGGAAGGCTCCCTCGCGCTCAATGACAGCAAGGGCCGCACCATCCGGTTCGAGCCACTCACTCCAGGCCAGGCCGCTTACAGCCGCAGCGAAAGCCTCTGGATCGTGCGCGGTGGGTTGGAGCGGCTGGACCAACACAAAGGACTGGCGGTTGCTCGCTTGAATACAAGCTGGATGTGCCTTGACGAAAATGACCGCTGCAACAGCAGGCTTTTCTTTGTCACGAACAACCTGCTGGGGCCTTGGTGGATTTTTGGTGCAGCGGGAGATTCGCCCTCATTGAACGACATCACGGGCCAGCGACTGAGCCTGCTTGGCATGGGCGACCGCTTTGGCCGCACGCAGCGCCTGGGCCGCGACGCGCAAGGCCGGATCAACACGGTGCAAGATGGCAGCGGCAGGCAATACCGACTCGAACTCGAAGCGGTGCCGGGCGCCGTCAACGAAGGAGCGAATGGCTGGGGGGTGGACAGCGGGATTCGCCTGGTCGCCGTGTATCTCGCGCGGGACCCGCACTGGCCCGAGGTCCCCTCCGCGCCTCTGGTGCGTTACGCATACAGCGCGCGCGGCGAACTCATGGCGGTCTACGGGCGAGATGCCAGTTTGCGGCGCAGCTTTGAATACCACCCGAAACTACCGGGCCGCATGACGACCCACGCTCATACAGGTCGTCCGCCTGTGGGCTATGTCTACGACGAGCACGGCAAGGTCATGGAACAGCATCGGCAAGGCGCACTGTCCTACCGTTTCGACTACGCGAAGGACAGCACCACCGTCACCGACAGCCTTGGGCGCACCAGCATCTACCACTTCGAAGGCCAGGCAGGACTCAGGCGCGTCACGAAGCTTCAGCATCCGGACGGCAGCACCACGCAAAGCCGCTACGACGCCAGCGGCCGGCTTGTCGCAAGCATCGACGCCCTGGGCCGCGAGACCTGCTACGAACTGGACATACCGACAGGCAATATCCTGGGCATCACCTTGCCCGATGGCAGGCAAACCCGCTGGGGCTACAACATGCAAGGTCAGGTGGTACGAACCACCGGCCCAGGCAGGGTCAATGAGTCCTTGGAGTACGACCCACTGGGGCGCCTGGCGGCCAGCATCGATGCCCTGGGCCACGTGACCCGCTATCGCTATGCGCAGCCGCAAAGCGAAATGCCCAGTGCCATTGAAGATGCGCGAGGAGGTCAAAGGCACCTCACCTGGAACGCCACAGGCTTGCTCACCAGCCATACCGACTGCTCGGGCAGCGTCACCCGCTACCACTACGACCACTGGGGCCAGCGCATCGAAACCCGCGGCGAAGAAGGCGCGCGCAGTAGCAGCCAGTACGACGGCACAGGCCTTCTTGTCACCCACACCAACGCGTTGAACCAGACAACGGCATATGCCTACAACGCCGCTGGAGACACTATCCGCATCACTGGTGCGGATGGCGCCAATGCGGAATTCAAACGTGATATGCAGGGGCAATTGACAGAATATCAATACGGTGGCGGCACTACCGTCTTGAGGCAGAAATTTCAATATGACCAGGCTGGCCGCCTGATTGTCCTCACCAACGAAAATGGCGCCCACACCACCTTCGAATATGACGCCATGGATCGACTTGTCAAGCAAGTCAACTTCGACGGTCGCACGCAAGGCTGGTGCTACAACGCTGCAGGCGAGGTGACGCGGAGCCATGATGAGAATCTGATCAGCAACTACGGGCACGATCCGGTGGGCCGCGTCGTTGCGCGCCAGACCTTTCTGCAAGAGTTTCCCGAGGATGTGCAGCACGAGCAATTCGATTATGGCGAAGATGGCAGGCTGCGAAAAGCCTGGCATCGTACGGAGTTGGGCGGCAGCACCATCGCGGTGGAATTCATTCGTGACTCCATGGGCCGCAGCATTGAGGAAACCCAATGCATTACCGGTGCGGATGGAAACAAATCATGGAGCCACACAGTCAAGCGTGCATTCAATGAACTGGGCATTGAATCGAAAACCCACTATGAAGGCTTGAACCCTATCGAATGGCAAACCTACGGCTCTGGCCATTTGCATGGCGTTGTACTGGATGGTCGAAGCGTGATCGAATTTGAGCGCGACAAGCGGCACCGCGAAACGAAACGCCAGTTCGGCCCCACGCAAACTGAAAGCAGTTATGACACGCTCTCGCGCCTGTCCTGCCAGCACACGCACAGCCCGCTCATCAGCGAGGTCAATGCGTTCAAACGCCAGCACCACTATGACGCAGCCGGCCAGCTCACCCGTATCGAAACCGCCCAGGGCCCGCACCAGTATGGCTATGACGAGGCAGGCCGCCTGGTGAGCGCTCTCCAGCCAGGCTTGGCACAGCAGCACTTTCGGTTTGACTCTGCCGGCAACCGTCTTTTTGAAGAACGGCAAGCCCAAACGCCACAAGCGAACTGGGAAGAGACCGTGCGCCAGCACATCCTGGACAAGGACTTCAACCTGCTGGCGTGGGACAGCACGCAGGAAGATCATGGCGGAGAGCCCAGGTGGATGGACAACCGCGTCAAGGACGATGGCGAGTTCTACTACGAGTACGATGGCTGGGGCAATCTCAGGCGCAAATACAAAACAGAAGGCCACGAAGAGCATCGCTACCACTACGACAGCTACCACCGGCTGATCCGATACACGCTGGAGTCGGACACCCAGGTGCAGGGTGCGAACTACCACTACGACCCGTTTGGGCGACGGGTGGCAAAACAGGTGCAGCACGCAGACAAGGACGGCAACCTGACGGGGGGCGCTGAAACCACCTTCTACGGCTGGGATGGTGACCGGCTCGTGCTCACCGAGCACAACCAGCGGCAAATCCACACCATCTACGAGCCGGGCAGCTTTGTGCCGCTGATCCGCATCGAGGGGAGCAAGGCACCACCCGGGCGCACGCTGGTGCAAAAGCTGCAAGAAAGCGGCAACACGATAGATGGCAAGACCCGGGCCATCCTCGAAGGCCTGGAGCAGGAATTGCGCCAAGACAACTTGAGCCCGGTCTCGCAGCAGTGGATGCGGCAAGCACGACTGCAACCCGAAACCCTCAAGGCCATGCTCGATGAGAAGCCGCCCGGGCGCGAGCAGCAGATACACCTGTACCACTGCGACCACCTGGGCACGCCGCTGGCGCTCATCGACCCGCAGGGCAGGATCGCCTGGGCGGCTCGCGTGGGGCCATGGGGAAACGTCATTGCGACATACAACCCCGAAAATCTGAACCAGCCCATTCGGCTACCAGGACAGCATGAGGATGAAGAAAGTGGGCTGTATTACAACCGGCATCGGTATTACGACCCAGGGCTGGGGGCTTATATCAGTCAAGATCCGACTGGGTTGATGGGGGGCATGAATACATCCGTTTATGCACCAGATCCATTGCAATGGATTGATCCACTAGGGTTAGTGAGATGGTCTGATGCAGTGAATAATGGGCTAGGAATACTAGGAAATGCGGGCGGTGCAATCGTTGGCAGTGCGTTGTTGGCAGCGCCGGAGCCAACCTTGATAACAAAAGTTGCTGGATCTGCTGTGCTTTCAAAATCTGTGTATGGTTTTGGCGCAAGCCGGTATGGATTTACCAGGGCACTTAGTGACGATTCAAGCTTCGATATCCCGAGCGATCAATCATCTTTGCCTCGCACACTTGTGTGTGCAGTCGGCTGCAATAACACTGGCAGAGGGGTTGCCGATGCCATTGATTTAAGCTTGGATTTGGCTGTTGGAAAAATTCCAGTCAGCAACAAAATAAAACTACCCATAAAATGGGGCATGGATGTAGATCCTCCTTGGAAACAGCCTATCAGTAGCATGTTCACACAAGGGCAAAACACCGCTCTGGATGTATTGCAAGGAGCCTCTGCTTTGCAGAGCTTGATTAATTCCGGCAGTTCCATTTGTAGAAAATAA
- a CDS encoding dicarboxylate/amino acid:cation symporter gives MHAVPTEVAIPERLPFYRQLYFQVVVAIVAGVLLGHFEPQYAEQFKPLGDAFIKLVKMIIAPVIFLTIVTGIAGMTHLRTVGRVFLKAMAYFLFFSTLALVVGMVVAHVVQPGAGMNINPADLDQAAVKGYVAKSHELTLTGFAMDIIPKTLVSPFVGDNILQVLFVAVLFGISLAMVGEAGKPVLNFLEALTAPVFKLVGILMKAAPLGAFGAIAFTIGKFGLGSLVNLAWLVGSFYVTSLLFVVVVLGFVARLCGFSVLKLARYLKAELLLVLGTSSSESALPSLMQKMERAGCGKSVVGLVVPTGYSFNLDGTNIYMTLAALFIAQATNTHLTLGHEIALLLVAMLSSKGAAGVTGAGFITLAATLAVVPEVPVAGMALILGVDRFMSECRSLTNFMGNAVATVVVSRWENELDYGKLNAALDGEPTMAALPTEAAVAKA, from the coding sequence ATGCACGCCGTCCCCACCGAAGTCGCCATCCCCGAGCGGCTGCCTTTCTACCGTCAACTGTATTTCCAGGTGGTGGTCGCCATCGTGGCGGGCGTGCTGCTCGGCCACTTCGAGCCCCAGTACGCCGAACAGTTCAAGCCCCTGGGCGATGCCTTCATCAAGCTGGTGAAGATGATCATCGCGCCGGTGATCTTCCTGACCATCGTCACCGGCATCGCCGGCATGACGCACCTGCGCACGGTGGGCCGGGTGTTCCTCAAGGCCATGGCCTACTTCCTGTTCTTCTCCACGCTGGCCCTGGTGGTCGGCATGGTGGTGGCGCACGTGGTGCAGCCCGGCGCCGGCATGAACATCAATCCGGCCGACCTCGACCAGGCCGCCGTCAAGGGCTACGTGGCCAAGTCGCATGAGCTGACGCTCACGGGCTTTGCCATGGACATCATCCCCAAGACCCTGGTCAGCCCCTTCGTGGGCGACAACATCCTGCAGGTGCTGTTCGTGGCCGTGCTGTTCGGCATCTCGCTGGCCATGGTCGGCGAAGCCGGCAAGCCCGTGCTCAACTTCCTGGAGGCGCTGACGGCACCCGTGTTCAAGCTGGTCGGCATCCTGATGAAGGCCGCTCCGCTGGGGGCCTTCGGTGCCATCGCCTTCACCATCGGCAAGTTCGGCCTGGGTTCGCTGGTCAACCTGGCCTGGCTGGTGGGCTCGTTCTACGTGACCTCGCTGCTGTTCGTGGTCGTGGTGCTGGGCTTCGTGGCACGCCTGTGCGGCTTCTCGGTGCTCAAGCTGGCCCGCTACCTGAAGGCCGAGCTGCTGCTGGTGCTGGGCACCTCGTCCTCCGAATCGGCCCTGCCTTCGCTGATGCAGAAGATGGAGCGCGCCGGCTGCGGCAAGTCCGTCGTCGGCCTGGTCGTGCCCACGGGCTACTCCTTCAACCTGGACGGCACCAACATCTACATGACGCTGGCGGCACTGTTCATCGCCCAGGCCACCAACACCCACCTGACCCTGGGCCACGAGATCGCGCTGCTGCTGGTAGCCATGCTCAGCTCCAAGGGCGCGGCCGGCGTGACCGGCGCGGGCTTCATCACCCTGGCGGCCACGCTGGCCGTGGTGCCCGAAGTGCCGGTGGCCGGCATGGCCCTGATCCTGGGTGTGGACCGCTTCATGAGCGAATGCCGCTCGCTGACCAACTTCATGGGCAATGCCGTGGCCACCGTGGTGGTCTCGCGCTGGGAAAACGAGCTGGACTACGGCAAGCTCAACGCCGCCCTGGACGGCGAACCCACCATGGCGGCCCTGCCCACCGAAGCCGCCGTGGCCAAGGCCTGA